The Methanobacterium formicicum DSM 3637 nucleotide sequence ATTCCTTCTTCCTGCAGGGCCAGTATTTCCTCTCCACCTCTACCAAAGACAAATGGGTCACCGCCTTTGAGTCGAACCACTGAATCGTATTTCTTTCCCTGTTCTATGAGGATCTGGTTTATTTCTTCCTGCTTTTTGGAGTGGGCTCCTGCTCTTTTACCCACGTAGATCATGCCCGCGCCGCTGGCGTATTTGAGTATTTCTTCATTGGCCAGACGATCGTAAACCACAACATCTGCTTTTTGCAGGGTTTTAATGGCTTTAAGGGTCACCAGATCCGGATCCCCTGGTCCTGCGCCTACTAAATAAACTACCATTAATTCACCATGTGAAATTTTTTTATAATCTGTTTTTAGTATTCGTTATCCTTTATATTATGGAATAAGGCTTTTTTAGGAATTAACTTTTTTAGGAATTAACTTTTTTTTAGGATTGGCTTTTTTTAGCAATTAAACAAATCCTAGAAATCAACAATTCCCTTGAAAAACTTCAAACCATCATCTGATCCTAAAATAGATTCTGAAGCTCTTTCAGGGTGGGGCATGACCGCACACACCAACCCTTCCAGGTCGCATACTCCAGTGATTGCATCCATAGAACCATTGGGGTTTTCCCCTGAGAATCCCAGTACGATCTGATCCTGATCACGAAGCTGGTCAATGTACTCGGTGTAGTAACGACCTTCAGCATGGGCAATGGGCATCTTGATGACTTCATCCTTCTGGTACAGATGAGTGAATGGTGTTCTATTGGTTTTAACCTCTAATTCTACCCATTCACAGATGAACTGGGCTTTTTGGTTGAGGGTAAATACTCCTGGCACCAGACCTACCTCTGCCAGGATCTGGGCACCATTACATATGCCTAAAACTGGTTTTTCCTCTTTAACAATATCTTTAATTCCCTCAATTACTGGGGTGATGGCTGCAATAGCTCCTGCACGGAGATAATCTCCATAAGAGAATCCTCCAGGGATAACAATTGCTTCAAATTGGGATAGGTCCCTCTGGTTCCACCAGACATAGTCCGGTTGGGCCCCCGCAAGCTCCAGGGCGTGAAACACATCCCGGTCGCAGTTAGAGCCGGGGAAGCGTATGATCCCCACTTTCATTTTAGTCACCTGCAGCTTCAATCTGGATCTGGTAGTCGTGAATCACCGGGTTGCAGAGTAATCGCTCGCACATCTGGACCACTTCTTCACGAGCCACATCAGGGTTTTCTGCTTCTAGAGTGAATTTCACTATTTCGATGGTAGCAGTATCCTCCACCTGATAGTCTAAAAGGGCCAGTGCCCTTTGGATGGTGGAAGCTTCTGGATTGAGC carries:
- the purS gene encoding phosphoribosylformylglycinamidine synthase subunit PurS, producing the protein MKYHAQVEISLKKGMLNPEASTIQRALALLDYQVEDTATIEIVKFTLEAENPDVAREEVVQMCERLLCNPVIHDYQIQIEAAGD
- the purQ gene encoding phosphoribosylformylglycinamidine synthase subunit PurQ; the protein is MKVGIIRFPGSNCDRDVFHALELAGAQPDYVWWNQRDLSQFEAIVIPGGFSYGDYLRAGAIAAITPVIEGIKDIVKEEKPVLGICNGAQILAEVGLVPGVFTLNQKAQFICEWVELEVKTNRTPFTHLYQKDEVIKMPIAHAEGRYYTEYIDQLRDQDQIVLGFSGENPNGSMDAITGVCDLEGLVCAVMPHPERASESILGSDDGLKFFKGIVDF